In Pseudohongiella acticola, the sequence CATGCTGCCTGCCGTCAACCTGGGCAACGTATCCGAGCAGTCAGGTGTCACTGGGAGGCCGGCATGACAGCGCATATCCATGACTGCATTCGTTGCGATTACTGCAGCGATGTCTGCCCCGAACAGTTACAGCCACAGCAGCTCTATACCTTCAGCCGGTTTCTGCAACATGAACAGGCGCTGCAATTTGATTTACTGCAATGCACTGAGTGTGGTGCCTGCGAGTCTGTGTGCCCGAGCCGGCTGCCGCTACTGGCCTATTTCCGCGAAGAAAAACTCGCCCTGCACGACCTGGAACAATCAGATGCGGAAGCCGCGCACTGGCAGACCCGCTTCGAACGCCATCAGGCGCGCGGCCAGCGCGATGCCATCGCACAGCAGGAGCGCAAACTGCAGAAGTTGCAGGCCAAAACAGAAGCCCTGGCGGCAGGTGAATCAATCTCAAGACAGGTATCGGACACTCGAGTCGATGACAATGCCGACGCAACGCCAGTAGCCGCCAAAACACCGGCCCAGATTCAGGCAGACATTGCCGCCGCAGTAGCGCGCACACGGGCCCGCAAGGCCGCACTGCAACAGGAAAACAGCAACCAGCAAAGCGCTGCAGCAGACAATAACAATTCGCAGGATGCCAGCTCGCCTGATGCTACGTCGCGGAAAACCGATTCATGACAAACGCAGCCAATACACCGTCTTTACCGTCTTTGCCCAAGCGCCGGGTGACCACACCCGGCATCATGCTGACTGTGCTGATCGCATTGTTGCCAGCGATTGCTGTCAGAGCATGGTTTGCCGGTCACGCCTGGTTATTGATGCTGCTCGCCAGTTGCCTTGTTGCCATACTGCTGGAAACACTGGTGCTGCGTTTACGTGGCCGCCCTGTCAGTCTTGCGCGACTGGATGGCAGCGTTCTGATCACTGCGGTGTTATTGCTGCTGGTACTGCCGGCAGCAACGCCCTGGTGGCTGGCAGTCACTGGCACCGGCTTTGCCGTCATTGTCGGCAAACACATGTTTGGCGGTCTCGGCCAGAACATTTTTAATCCGGTGTTGGTCGGCTATCTGGGACTGCTGGCGCTATTTCCGATGCACCTGACGTCACCGGCAGCAATGACCCTGGCAGGCAATCAGTCACTGGCAACGGTGTCGCTGTCACTGGCAATCATGGCAGGCGGACTGTTGCTGTTGGGACGCCGTATCATCAGCTGGCATATTCCTCTGGCCGTGCTGCTGACAACCGGCCTCGTGTTTTATGTGTTTACCCCGGCGTTGAACAGTTACCTTGCACTGCTCCTTGTGTTTTTTATCGCGACCGAACCGGTCACCTCACCGGGCACACGGCGTGGCAAACTGGTGTACGGCGCTTTGATTGGACTAATGAGCACCGCCCTGACGATCTGGCTGCCCTATTCTGTGGCCATCGCTGCCACCGTTCTGGCCGCCAATGCTGTCACGCCCACACTTGACCAACTGATCAGGCATGATCGCAAACGCCACCAACCGCAGGAAGGAGTGTGACTGTGACAATGCTCACCGAGCTGTTAAGCCTATGGCTGCCTTTCGCTTTTCTGGCATCAGGCGTGATTCTAGCCACTTTCCAGTATTTTGGCAGGCG encodes:
- a CDS encoding 4Fe-4S dicluster domain-containing protein, whose product is MTAHIHDCIRCDYCSDVCPEQLQPQQLYTFSRFLQHEQALQFDLLQCTECGACESVCPSRLPLLAYFREEKLALHDLEQSDAEAAHWQTRFERHQARGQRDAIAQQERKLQKLQAKTEALAAGESISRQVSDTRVDDNADATPVAAKTPAQIQADIAAAVARTRARKAALQQENSNQQSAAADNNNSQDASSPDATSRKTDS
- a CDS encoding RnfABCDGE type electron transport complex subunit D yields the protein MTNAANTPSLPSLPKRRVTTPGIMLTVLIALLPAIAVRAWFAGHAWLLMLLASCLVAILLETLVLRLRGRPVSLARLDGSVLITAVLLLLVLPAATPWWLAVTGTGFAVIVGKHMFGGLGQNIFNPVLVGYLGLLALFPMHLTSPAAMTLAGNQSLATVSLSLAIMAGGLLLLGRRIISWHIPLAVLLTTGLVFYVFTPALNSYLALLLVFFIATEPVTSPGTRRGKLVYGALIGLMSTALTIWLPYSVAIAATVLAANAVTPTLDQLIRHDRKRHQPQEGV